The following are encoded in a window of Caldicellulosiruptor danielii genomic DNA:
- a CDS encoding ABC transporter ATP-binding protein: MNNSTKRLRIEEDEPITKPFNWSQFVRLLKYIKPYRRYFIYSLLLMMLATFYNLAGPYLIRLVIDIDIPQRNIHALLYKAVFYIVLTLLYVISLRVRTIFMTKLGNNVVSDIRMHLFTHLQKLSLNFFDSRPAGKIMVRVMNDVDSLSELLSNSILNVLVDTLNLWAIIAIMLSIDVKLSIVALGVLPLLISIIIILKNTIRTRWQDVRKKSSTLNAYIHESIQGMKVTQAFVREEKNAEIFKMLNTAFKNTWMKAIRVNNLFWPSIEFTGTLSSVFIFLFGIWMMRKGYTTLGTIIAFSNYMGMFWQPINNISNFYNQLVVAMASTERIFEILDTQPDVQDSPDAYDLPPIRGEITFENVSFSYDEEKLALKDVSFTIKAGETIALVGETGAGKTTIINLIARFYDPQKGRILIDGHDIKKVTLNSLRKQMGIMLQDTFIFSGTIADNIRYAKPDATMDEVIKAAKIVNAHEFIMKMENGYDTEVNERGSRLSSGQRQLIAFARALLADPKILILDEATSAVDTQTEVLIQQAIEKLTSGRTSIIIAHRLSTIRNADRIFVIHDGQIVEEGSHTQLLEKKGYYYNLYSSQFKYFEK, encoded by the coding sequence TTGAACAATTCCACAAAAAGGCTTAGAATTGAAGAAGATGAACCAATAACAAAACCTTTTAACTGGTCACAGTTTGTAAGACTTTTGAAATATATAAAGCCATATAGAAGGTACTTTATATACTCTCTTCTTCTGATGATGCTTGCTACATTCTACAATCTTGCCGGACCGTATTTGATAAGATTGGTTATTGATATTGATATTCCCCAGAGAAACATCCATGCTCTTTTGTATAAGGCAGTTTTCTATATTGTGCTTACTTTACTGTACGTAATAAGTCTTCGTGTAAGAACCATATTTATGACAAAACTCGGCAACAATGTAGTCTCAGATATTCGAATGCATCTTTTTACTCATCTTCAGAAACTATCTCTTAACTTTTTTGACAGTCGACCTGCAGGCAAAATAATGGTAAGGGTAATGAATGACGTTGATTCTTTATCAGAGCTTTTGTCTAATAGTATTTTAAATGTGTTGGTTGATACTTTAAACCTTTGGGCTATCATAGCAATAATGCTTTCAATAGATGTAAAACTTTCCATTGTCGCACTTGGAGTGCTTCCTTTGTTAATCTCAATAATCATAATATTAAAAAATACCATAAGAACAAGATGGCAAGATGTTAGGAAAAAATCGTCCACTTTAAATGCTTACATCCATGAAAGCATACAGGGAATGAAAGTAACTCAGGCTTTTGTTAGAGAAGAAAAAAATGCTGAAATTTTTAAAATGTTAAACACTGCATTTAAAAATACATGGATGAAAGCAATCAGAGTAAACAACCTATTTTGGCCAAGCATCGAATTCACTGGAACTCTCTCGAGTGTTTTTATATTTCTTTTTGGCATCTGGATGATGAGAAAGGGGTACACAACACTTGGCACGATCATAGCATTTTCTAATTATATGGGAATGTTCTGGCAACCCATTAACAATATATCTAACTTTTATAACCAGCTGGTGGTTGCAATGGCATCAACCGAACGTATATTTGAAATTCTCGATACTCAACCGGATGTTCAAGATAGCCCAGATGCATATGACTTGCCACCAATTAGAGGTGAAATAACGTTTGAAAATGTTTCTTTTTCATACGACGAGGAAAAACTTGCTTTAAAGGATGTTTCATTTACCATTAAAGCAGGTGAGACAATTGCGCTTGTAGGAGAAACAGGTGCAGGAAAAACTACAATAATAAATCTCATTGCAAGGTTTTATGACCCTCAAAAAGGAAGAATCTTGATTGACGGACATGACATCAAAAAAGTAACTTTAAACTCTTTAAGAAAGCAAATGGGTATAATGCTTCAAGACACATTTATATTCTCTGGTACAATTGCAGACAACATTCGATACGCAAAACCTGATGCCACAATGGATGAAGTAATAAAGGCTGCAAAGATTGTTAATGCGCACGAGTTTATTATGAAGATGGAAAACGGATATGATACTGAGGTAAACGAAAGAGGAAGTCGGCTCTCCTCAGGTCAAAGACAGCTCATTGCATTTGCCAGAGCACTTTTAGCTGACCCAAAAATACTGATATTAGATGAGGCCACATCGGCAGTAGATACTCAAACAGAGGTCTTAATTCAACAAGCTATAGAAAAATTGACATCTGGCAGGACTTCAATTATTATAGCTCACAGACTGTCCACAATCAGAAATGCTGACAGGATATTTGTTATCCACGATGGACAAATTGTTGAAGAAGGCAGTCATACTCAGCTTCTTGAGAAGAAAGGTTATTATTATAATCTCTACTCTTCACAGTTCAAATATTTTGAAAAATAA
- the rplL gene encoding 50S ribosomal protein L7/L12, with amino-acid sequence MASEKVQRLIEEIKTLTVLELSEMVKALEEEFGVTAAAPVAVAAVPVAGAQAAAPAAEEKTEFNVILADAGSDKIKVIKVVREITGLGLKEAKDLVDGAPKPIKENVSKEEAEQIKKKLEEVGAKVELK; translated from the coding sequence ATGGCAAGCGAAAAGGTTCAAAGATTGATTGAAGAAATCAAAACATTGACAGTATTGGAGCTTTCTGAGATGGTAAAAGCTTTGGAAGAAGAGTTTGGTGTTACAGCGGCAGCTCCAGTTGCAGTTGCAGCAGTTCCAGTTGCAGGTGCTCAGGCAGCAGCTCCAGCTGCAGAGGAGAAGACAGAATTTAATGTTATTTTAGCAGACGCTGGTAGCGATAAGATTAAGGTTATCAAAGTTGTAAGAGAGATAACTGGTCTTGGATTGAAAGAGGCAAAGGACCTTGTTGATGGTGCTCCAAAGCCAATCAAAGAAAATGTTTCAAAAGAAGAAGCTGAGCAGATTAAGAAGAAACTCGAAGAAGTTGGTGCAAAAGTTGAGCTCAAATAA
- the rplJ gene encoding 50S ribosomal protein L10 gives MGYKREVNLLAKSRTVKEQLLNEYKDKLSKAKAGVIVCNHGITVEQDTALRKKLREAGIEYKVVKKTLFTFAVRENNLSELEQFFEGPIAVAFSYDDPVKVAKVLKEGAKDLEKLEIRGGFIEGKVISADEVDALSKLPSREELIAKMLGGLNAPMSGLVYVLSGTIRKLVLALDAIAKKQSA, from the coding sequence ATGGGATACAAAAGGGAGGTGAATTTGTTGGCAAAGTCAAGAACAGTAAAAGAACAGCTTCTAAATGAATATAAGGATAAGTTGTCTAAAGCAAAAGCTGGTGTGATTGTTTGCAATCATGGGATTACCGTAGAGCAGGACACAGCGCTCAGGAAGAAGCTAAGAGAAGCAGGAATTGAGTACAAGGTTGTAAAAAAGACTTTGTTTACCTTTGCTGTAAGGGAAAATAATCTTTCTGAGCTTGAACAGTTTTTTGAAGGGCCTATTGCCGTTGCATTTTCATACGATGACCCTGTAAAGGTTGCAAAGGTATTAAAAGAAGGTGCGAAAGACCTTGAAAAGTTAGAAATAAGAGGCGGATTTATTGAAGGCAAAGTGATTTCTGCAGATGAGGTTGATGCACTTTCCAAACTTCCATCAAGAGAAGAGCTTATTGCAAAGATGCTTGGTGGCTTGAACGCGCCAATGTCTGGTCTTGTATATGTACTTTCTGGTACAATTAGGAAGCTTGTTCTGGCACTCGATGCTATTGCTAAAAAGCAGAGTGCTTAA